The following proteins are co-located in the Candidatus Nitrotoga sp. AM1P genome:
- a CDS encoding sel1 repeat family protein produces MRLLDKDNSVNAEVTVAQIMAFYEAKEAISRAVGKPSSFIVCNNKEPNAFAMRGNNGDIVGVTIGMMKLANGDRDMAAIVIGHEYAHHVKNHASVGQTRDLLIEVMGSIVGAFIEYKVQSRTGVQGLGMNLGQIGSTLVSQKFSRDQEREADELGFSYMVDAGFNPRGAIRLAQRMKELGAGEIGLFFDGHPGWEERNVQFQSMIARSSFAQQIIARTGNATMLLAGPSRSGPQTLIALAPTYVTSDAQKSFNDGLALWQKNEIGGAVREFRSSAEAGYAEAQVTVGYLYTQGKGGLPKNDVEAVRLYRLAADQGYSVAQNYLGVMYANGRDNLLKDDVEAARFYRLAANQGYSIGQTNLGLMYAKGRGNLPKDEVEAVRFFRLAAEQGYALGQNILGIIYEDGRGLVNRDIEASIYWCRLAAQQGFPEAIASLKRLGRQ; encoded by the coding sequence ATGCGTCTTCTTGACAAGGACAACAGTGTCAATGCTGAAGTAACGGTTGCGCAGATCATGGCCTTTTATGAAGCCAAGGAAGCCATTTCACGGGCGGTTGGCAAACCTTCCTCTTTCATCGTTTGTAACAATAAGGAGCCAAACGCCTTTGCGATGAGAGGAAACAACGGCGATATTGTTGGTGTAACTATAGGCATGATGAAACTTGCGAATGGTGACCGCGATATGGCAGCTATCGTTATCGGCCATGAATATGCGCACCACGTTAAGAATCATGCGTCAGTTGGTCAGACGCGTGACCTACTTATCGAAGTTATGGGATCAATAGTGGGTGCATTTATCGAATATAAGGTTCAGTCACGCACCGGCGTGCAAGGCTTAGGGATGAATCTTGGTCAAATCGGCTCAACCCTCGTCTCACAAAAATTTTCCCGTGACCAAGAACGTGAAGCTGATGAGTTGGGATTCAGTTACATGGTTGATGCGGGTTTCAATCCCAGGGGGGCAATCAGGCTAGCTCAGCGAATGAAAGAGTTGGGGGCTGGTGAGATTGGTTTATTTTTTGATGGTCACCCAGGATGGGAGGAGCGAAACGTTCAATTCCAATCGATGATTGCGAGGAGTTCTTTTGCGCAACAGATTATTGCCCGAACAGGGAACGCCACTATGCTATTAGCTGGCCCAAGTAGAAGTGGACCACAAACGTTGATCGCGCTAGCTCCGACCTACGTGACAAGTGATGCCCAGAAAAGTTTTAATGATGGTTTAGCGTTGTGGCAGAAAAATGAAATAGGTGGGGCGGTTCGCGAGTTTCGTTCTTCTGCAGAAGCCGGCTATGCTGAAGCACAAGTCACTGTAGGTTATCTGTATACGCAAGGGAAAGGCGGACTGCCGAAAAATGACGTCGAGGCTGTTCGTCTTTATCGTTTGGCCGCTGACCAAGGGTATTCAGTAGCGCAAAACTACTTGGGCGTCATGTACGCAAATGGTAGGGATAACCTTTTGAAAGATGACGTCGAGGCCGCTCGTTTTTATCGATTAGCTGCTAACCAGGGGTATTCCATAGGGCAAACTAACTTGGGTTTAATGTACGCAAAAGGTAGGGGTAATCTTCCGAAGGATGAAGTAGAGGCTGTCCGTTTTTTTCGGTTAGCCGCTGAGCAGGGTTATGCACTAGGGCAAAATATTTTGGGCATTATTTACGAAGATGGTAGAGGTTTGGTAAACAGAGATATTGAAGCTTCTATTTACTGGTGTCGGTTGGCGGCCCAGCAGGGGTTTCCTGAGGCCATCGCCTCATTGAAGCGACTAGGAAGGCAATAA
- a CDS encoding segregation and condensation protein A — translation MNTLAQSPGNTHGVHIHGQPLLEMPLDLYIPPDALEIVLETFQGPLDLLLYLIRKHNLDVLDIPMAQLTQQYMVYIEIMQRNRLELAAEYLLMAAVLIEIKSRMLLPRPSKFVDAGEEDPRVELMRRLLEYEQMKLAAQKLNELPQAGRDFELVQVLIERVEEQRLPDITVEDLRQAWLALLARAKLNTHHRVRREELSVREQMTRVLRQLWHGEFEAFENLFEASGGIAPLVVTFIAILELAKETLVEITQTKTLGNIYVRASHSLTAE, via the coding sequence GTGAATACTTTGGCACAGTCTCCAGGTAACACGCACGGCGTTCATATCCATGGCCAACCGTTGCTGGAGATGCCACTCGACCTGTATATTCCACCAGATGCTCTGGAAATTGTTCTTGAAACTTTCCAGGGGCCGTTAGACTTGTTGCTATACCTGATCCGCAAGCACAATTTGGATGTGCTTGATATCCCGATGGCACAATTGACCCAACAATACATGGTCTATATTGAGATCATGCAGCGCAACCGTTTAGAATTGGCCGCCGAATATTTGCTAATGGCGGCAGTACTGATTGAGATTAAATCACGCATGTTGTTGCCGCGGCCGTCCAAGTTTGTGGATGCGGGAGAGGAAGATCCTCGTGTTGAGCTGATGCGTCGCTTGTTAGAATATGAACAAATGAAGCTGGCCGCGCAGAAGTTGAACGAATTGCCGCAGGCCGGGCGTGATTTTGAGCTGGTTCAAGTCTTGATCGAACGTGTTGAAGAGCAGCGACTACCGGATATTACTGTTGAAGATTTGCGCCAAGCGTGGCTGGCGCTGTTGGCGCGTGCAAAACTGAATACTCACCATAGGGTGCGGCGCGAAGAGCTGTCGGTACGCGAACAAATGACGCGTGTGTTGCGTCAGTTGTGGCACGGCGAGTTTGAAGCATTTGAGAATCTGTTTGAGGCAAGCGGTGGTATTGCGCCACTAGTGGTAACCTTTATCGCAATTCTGGAGCTGGCCAAGGAGACATTGGTCGAAATTACACAAACCAAAACATTGGGAAATATTTATGTCAGGGCAAGCCATAGCCTTACCGCTGAGTGA
- a CDS encoding site-2 protease family protein, which yields MQIDQLIQTIAIAAIPILFAITLHEAAHGYVARHFGDMTAYQQGRISLNPIRHIDPVGTILLPLLTLWMGGILFGWAKPVPVNFAALNRPKQDMLWVALAGPTANLFMALLWAALAKLAWTLPANYFAEPLLGMAQIGIKINVVLMVLNLLPLPPLDGGRMAVSLLPYRQASILERVEPYGMFILIFLAISPVLSWILGPPVIGLIKLINSIFGL from the coding sequence ATGCAGATCGACCAATTAATACAAACCATTGCTATTGCAGCGATTCCAATTTTATTTGCAATTACCTTACATGAAGCGGCGCATGGCTATGTAGCACGCCATTTCGGTGATATGACGGCTTATCAGCAGGGGCGTATCAGCTTGAATCCCATTCGCCACATTGATCCTGTCGGTACGATCCTGTTACCGTTGCTGACACTATGGATGGGCGGCATCTTGTTTGGTTGGGCCAAACCGGTGCCTGTAAATTTTGCTGCACTGAACCGTCCCAAGCAAGACATGCTGTGGGTGGCACTGGCCGGTCCGACTGCCAACCTGTTCATGGCGCTACTCTGGGCGGCACTGGCCAAACTGGCATGGACATTACCGGCAAATTATTTTGCCGAGCCATTGTTGGGAATGGCACAGATCGGAATTAAAATTAACGTTGTATTAATGGTGCTAAATTTGCTGCCGCTACCGCCTCTGGATGGTGGACGTATGGCTGTCAGCTTACTACCGTATCGACAGGCTTCCATTTTGGAGAGAGTTGAACCCTACGGTATGTTTATACTAATCTTTTTGGCGATTTCGCCTGTTCTCAGCTGGATATTGGGGCCGCCTGTAATCGGACTTATTAAATTGATTAATTCTATTTTTGGACTGTAA
- a CDS encoding substrate-binding domain-containing protein produces the protein MDYGLSVLTSTATNHDAAYRFALFIMSPQAQGIISQYGFITVAEVKPNP, from the coding sequence TTGGATTATGGTTTATCGGTACTGACCTCAACGGCCACAAACCATGATGCTGCTTATCGTTTTGCTTTATTCATCATGAGCCCGCAAGCTCAGGGCATCATCAGTCAATACGGATTTATCACTGTAGCGGAAGTTAAACCTAATCCTTAG
- a CDS encoding DUF883 family protein, whose product MNMLGATTSTVDISKEKLMDDLRIVVADAEELLRATANQTGERIAAARAKAGESLQAAKTRLSNAQVAVIEKTKAVATATDEYVHVNPWQAIGIAAAVGILLGAVISRR is encoded by the coding sequence ATGAATATGCTAGGAGCAACAACGTCAACAGTGGATATTTCCAAAGAAAAACTAATGGATGATTTGAGAATAGTGGTGGCAGATGCTGAAGAACTGCTGAGGGCAACTGCCAATCAGACTGGGGAACGTATCGCGGCGGCACGTGCCAAGGCAGGAGAGTCATTGCAAGCAGCCAAGACTCGGCTTTCCAATGCACAAGTGGCGGTTATAGAAAAAACTAAGGCTGTCGCCACGGCCACGGATGAATACGTACATGTTAATCCATGGCAGGCCATAGGAATTGCGGCAGCGGTTGGTATCCTTCTCGGTGCAGTTATTTCGCGTCGCTGA
- a CDS encoding tryptophan--tRNA ligase, whose product MLVDRVLSGMRPTGSLHLGHYHGVLKNWVEMQQKYECFFFVADWHALTTHYDTPQIIEQSVWDMVIDWLAVGVDPARATLFIQSKVPEHAELHLLLSMITPRGWLERVPTYKDQQEKLTEKDLGTYGFLGYPLLQSADILIYRATQVPVGEDQVPHIEFTREIARRFNHIYGRESGFEENAKAAVKKLGGKKAKLYDELRNRYQEQGDDEALQSAKLLLDEQQSLSMSDRERLLGYLEGGGKMILLEPQAMLTAASKMPGLDGQKMSKSYNNTISLREDEASVTKKIRTMPTDPARVRRTDVGNPDKCPVWQLHQVYSNEDTQHWVQQGCRSAGIGCIECKQPVIDAVLAEQTPMRERAQLYLDDPTLVRNIISDGCEKARKLAAETMRDVRESMGLSYS is encoded by the coding sequence ATGCTTGTTGATCGAGTGTTATCAGGAATGAGGCCCACGGGTAGCCTGCACCTTGGGCATTACCATGGCGTGTTGAAAAACTGGGTGGAGATGCAGCAAAAATACGAGTGTTTTTTTTTCGTTGCTGACTGGCATGCGCTGACCACACATTATGATACCCCCCAGATTATCGAACAAAGTGTATGGGATATGGTCATTGATTGGCTGGCTGTGGGAGTTGATCCAGCTCGAGCCACGCTCTTCATCCAATCCAAGGTACCGGAACACGCCGAATTACATCTGTTGCTATCCATGATTACGCCGCGAGGATGGCTGGAACGTGTGCCGACCTATAAAGATCAGCAGGAGAAACTAACAGAGAAGGATTTAGGTACATATGGTTTTCTCGGGTATCCGCTCTTGCAAAGTGCGGATATCCTCATCTACCGCGCTACCCAAGTGCCAGTAGGTGAAGATCAGGTGCCACACATCGAGTTTACGCGCGAAATTGCACGCCGTTTTAACCATATTTATGGGCGCGAATCGGGTTTTGAGGAAAATGCCAAAGCCGCTGTCAAAAAATTGGGGGGCAAGAAAGCAAAACTGTATGACGAATTGCGTAATCGCTATCAAGAGCAAGGTGATGACGAGGCGCTGCAATCTGCCAAATTGCTACTCGACGAACAGCAGAGCTTAAGCATGAGTGACCGCGAGCGTTTGTTAGGCTACCTCGAAGGCGGTGGAAAAATGATTTTATTGGAGCCCCAAGCCATGCTTACTGCGGCTTCGAAAATGCCCGGGCTGGACGGACAAAAAATGTCGAAGTCTTACAATAACACTATCAGTTTGCGCGAAGATGAAGCGAGTGTGACGAAGAAAATTCGCACTATGCCGACCGACCCGGCGCGTGTACGTCGTACCGATGTGGGAAATCCGGATAAATGTCCTGTGTGGCAGTTACATCAGGTATATTCCAATGAAGATACCCAACACTGGGTGCAACAAGGCTGTAGGAGCGCAGGCATAGGCTGTATCGAATGTAAACAACCGGTCATAGATGCAGTACTGGCTGAACAAACTCCTATGCGCGAGCGTGCTCAACTCTATCTGGACGATCCCACGCTGGTGCGCAACATCATCTCTGATGGGTGCGAGAAAGCGCGTAAGTTGGCGGCCGAGACCATGCGTGACGTGCGTGAATCAATGGGTCTGAGTTACAGCTAA
- a CDS encoding DUF748 domain-containing protein, with the protein MRKLALNLTHKHKRKLLSIGKITAIVFLVFSALLFFVGPPIVKSFVAKKIGEEIGRKVDFGTVNINPFTLSATIHNISIYESGQQQEKTLAIDELYVDGSLASVSRLAPVINEIRVKQPVIRIIRIGENQFNFSDIVKKILDKPKSDDAPARFSLNNIHIYQGRINYDDRVLQSRHTISDFDLAIPFLSNLPHDVEIFTSPAFSAKVNGTALAIKAKTKPFTTSHDSSVQINLDGLSLPTYLPFVPVQLNFKLASALLDTRLNVDFKQSGSTQNIVISGDAGVRKLQLQEKSGVPLVQWDKLSVVLDRVEPFNNLVRLREIKLESPDLQVKRLQDGSLNLVHAFVLPSTTQKDKASSASTKPNSQSTTAKSKPFIFSFGNAEIVNGHVNWQDATTNPAFGPAALMIKRLDVSLSKFSTEGNTPANINVKLETDAGEILSHQGSFLLNGKSLQGDLQITALQPQHLRPYFAPVFAAELADTLLDAKLPYQLTWPESGVNLVLTNASAHLRNLQMKLPKEKDSSITAKDIALDGLQFDLVKQIAVLDGLVVNAANIKIKRNAKGEIDLMAMLAGNGHATKETTTNSGTPAKASAWQASLKQLKIEQSDIHFSDAKIALQNGGKPAVQQLSNLDLTLENIALMTEAATSTPSPLTLKLSHNKQGNLNANGTLALRPFGVNLKIDSKKLSVKAFQPYFADQINAIFTNGNLSTKGKLMVQLPERRPLRVSYVGSISLADIQALDKISGDDFMRWKSLYIGNINAQINTQKNPLAVSLGNIALSDFYARVIVNADGHLNLQDIATKNGEGQPTSTSLTQETTSTDNSTEIAAVESPTPTMTASANVAASNVSSTVVQARTAGEAPAIKAASVRPLIRIGQITLQGGNIYFSDNFIKPSYSANLTGLTGSVSKVESDDPTPADLVMNGKIDDDAALEIIGKINPLGTQLFLDLAAKAHGIELTRLTPYAAKYAGYPITKGKLSVDVKYHIENGQLNAKNNIFLDQLTFGEKVDSPDALKLPVLLAVALLKNSRGEIDINLPVSGSLSDPKFSLGGIIFKVFINLITKAIISPFSLLASAFGGGDELGYVEFAPGFSSLTPETQAKLATLSKALNDRPALKLEIIGRVDPVTDLDGARRIYVTKKIKAQKISSLKSDGASVNLEEMVVTPEEYPKFLERAYKAEKFSKPRNFIGIAKSLPPKEMENLMIVNAPIGQNELKALAESRALLVKRHLEEQGKVANERMFLIAPKLTAEGIKDQGKPNRVDFTLK; encoded by the coding sequence ATGCGCAAACTCGCACTGAATCTCACTCATAAACATAAGCGTAAACTGCTTTCGATTGGCAAAATCACTGCTATCGTTTTTCTTGTTTTTAGCGCGCTTCTTTTTTTTGTCGGCCCCCCCATCGTCAAATCATTTGTAGCCAAAAAAATTGGTGAGGAAATAGGACGCAAGGTTGATTTCGGCACAGTCAATATTAACCCCTTTACGCTGTCAGCAACGATACACAACATTTCCATCTACGAGTCGGGTCAACAACAAGAAAAAACTCTCGCTATAGATGAACTTTATGTAGATGGCTCACTGGCTAGTGTTAGCCGTTTGGCACCAGTAATCAATGAAATTCGGGTTAAACAACCAGTCATTCGCATCATCCGTATAGGAGAAAACCAGTTTAATTTCTCAGATATAGTCAAAAAAATTCTCGATAAACCAAAATCTGACGATGCACCTGCACGTTTCTCATTAAACAATATACACATCTATCAAGGCCGAATTAATTACGATGATCGTGTGCTGCAATCCCGTCACACCATTTCCGATTTTGATCTTGCTATTCCATTTCTTTCAAACCTGCCACACGATGTAGAGATTTTTACTTCCCCAGCGTTTAGCGCAAAAGTAAACGGCACTGCGCTCGCTATCAAGGCTAAAACCAAGCCGTTTACTACGTCACATGACAGTTCCGTGCAAATCAACCTTGATGGCCTGTCGCTGCCAACCTATTTGCCTTTTGTGCCAGTGCAGCTAAATTTTAAATTGGCCTCCGCCTTGCTGGATACGCGCCTGAATGTCGATTTTAAACAAAGCGGCAGCACGCAAAACATCGTTATCAGTGGTGATGCCGGCGTCCGTAAATTGCAGTTACAGGAAAAATCGGGAGTCCCGTTAGTGCAATGGGACAAGCTATCGGTGGTACTTGATCGTGTGGAACCCTTTAACAATCTGGTGCGTTTGCGCGAAATCAAATTGGAAAGCCCGGATTTGCAAGTGAAGCGACTGCAGGATGGTTCGCTAAATCTTGTACATGCATTTGTGTTGCCTTCGACAACTCAGAAGGACAAAGCCAGCAGTGCAAGTACAAAGCCAAACAGTCAGTCCACCACTGCCAAGTCCAAGCCTTTTATCTTTTCGTTCGGTAATGCCGAGATTGTGAACGGGCACGTAAACTGGCAGGATGCCACGACTAACCCTGCGTTTGGGCCTGCCGCGCTGATGATCAAACGATTGGATGTCAGTCTGTCCAAATTCAGCACTGAAGGAAATACGCCGGCAAATATAAATGTCAAATTAGAAACCGATGCAGGTGAAATCTTGAGTCACCAGGGATCGTTCCTGCTCAACGGCAAATCTTTGCAAGGCGATTTGCAAATCACAGCCCTGCAGCCGCAGCACTTGCGGCCATACTTTGCCCCAGTTTTTGCTGCCGAATTGGCAGATACGCTGCTGGATGCCAAATTACCTTATCAACTGACTTGGCCGGAAAGTGGCGTTAATTTGGTGCTTACTAACGCCAGTGCCCATCTACGCAACCTGCAAATGAAGCTGCCAAAAGAAAAAGACAGCAGCATCACTGCCAAAGACATCGCGCTTGATGGCCTTCAGTTTGACCTTGTAAAACAAATCGCCGTGCTCGATGGCTTAGTCGTAAACGCTGCCAATATAAAAATCAAGCGCAACGCAAAAGGTGAAATCGATTTAATGGCGATGCTTGCAGGCAATGGCCATGCAACTAAAGAAACCACGACTAATTCTGGCACGCCTGCTAAGGCCAGCGCTTGGCAGGCATCATTGAAGCAACTGAAAATTGAACAATCCGATATTCATTTTAGCGACGCAAAGATAGCACTCCAAAATGGGGGCAAGCCTGCAGTGCAGCAACTGAGTAACTTAGACCTCACACTTGAAAATATTGCCTTGATGACTGAGGCTGCCACTTCAACTCCCTCGCCGTTGACTCTCAAGCTTAGTCACAACAAGCAGGGCAATCTGAATGCCAATGGCACTCTGGCATTACGTCCGTTCGGTGTTAACCTTAAAATCGATAGCAAAAAGCTTAGTGTAAAGGCATTTCAGCCCTATTTCGCAGACCAGATCAACGCCATTTTTACCAATGGTAATCTTAGTACCAAGGGCAAGCTGATGGTGCAATTACCTGAGCGTCGACCGCTGCGCGTTAGCTATGTTGGCTCAATCAGTTTGGCCGATATCCAGGCGTTGGACAAAATCAGCGGCGATGACTTTATGCGTTGGAAATCGTTGTACATCGGCAATATAAACGCACAAATCAACACGCAGAAAAACCCGTTGGCAGTATCGCTTGGCAACATTGCGCTTTCTGATTTTTACGCACGGGTTATTGTCAATGCCGACGGACATCTTAATCTACAGGATATCGCAACAAAAAATGGCGAGGGGCAACCCACTTCTACCAGTCTGACCCAAGAGACAACTTCGACAGACAATTCCACTGAAATTGCTGCTGTTGAATCACCTACGCCAACCATGACCGCGTCAGCAAATGTGGCTGCCTCGAATGTATCTTCTACCGTTGTCCAAGCGCGGACGGCAGGCGAAGCGCCGGCCATTAAAGCTGCAAGTGTCAGACCATTAATACGCATCGGACAAATTACCCTGCAAGGCGGCAACATCTATTTTTCCGACAACTTCATCAAGCCCAGCTACAGTGCTAACCTGACGGGTCTGACCGGTTCGGTTTCCAAGGTTGAGTCCGACGATCCCACACCCGCTGACCTCGTTATGAATGGCAAAATTGACGATGATGCCGCGTTGGAAATTATAGGTAAGATCAACCCGCTGGGCACTCAATTATTTCTTGATCTGGCCGCTAAAGCCCACGGCATCGAGTTGACTCGTTTGACTCCCTATGCGGCAAAATATGCGGGCTATCCGATCACCAAAGGCAAGCTGTCAGTAGATGTAAAATACCATATTGAGAATGGCCAGTTGAATGCCAAGAACAACATATTTCTCGATCAGCTAACCTTTGGCGAAAAGGTAGACAGCCCTGATGCGCTCAAACTGCCCGTGTTGCTTGCGGTCGCACTATTGAAAAATAGCCGCGGGGAAATCGACATCAACCTACCGGTTTCTGGTTCGTTATCCGACCCTAAATTCAGCCTCGGCGGCATTATTTTTAAGGTATTTATTAACCTGATAACCAAGGCCATTATTTCTCCCTTCTCGCTGCTAGCCTCAGCTTTTGGCGGCGGCGACGAACTGGGTTATGTAGAATTTGCCCCCGGTTTCAGCAGCCTGACGCCGGAAACACAGGCCAAGCTTGCTACACTATCCAAAGCACTTAACGATCGGCCTGCGCTTAAACTGGAAATCATCGGCCGTGTCGACCCTGTCACCGATCTTGATGGCGCTCGCCGTATTTATGTCACGAAAAAAATAAAAGCACAAAAAATAAGCAGTCTGAAATCTGATGGAGCTTCCGTCAACCTGGAGGAGATGGTTGTCACTCCTGAGGAATATCCAAAATTCCTGGAGCGAGCCTACAAGGCAGAAAAGTTCTCAAAACCACGTAATTTTATTGGCATAGCAAAATCTTTACCGCCAAAAGAGATGGAAAATTTGATGATTGTAAACGCACCGATCGGCCAAAACGAACTGAAGGCACTAGCTGAGAGCCGCGCATTATTGGTCAAGCGACATTTGGAAGAGCAAGGTAAAGTAGCGAACGAGAGAATGTTCCTGATAGCTCCCAAACTGACGGCAGAAGGCATAAAGGATCAGGGCAAGCCTAACCGTGTCGATTTCACGTTGAAGTGA
- a CDS encoding TrmH family RNA methyltransferase, whose translation MKYISSHSNPFFKELLKLASSARQRQKAQQTLLEGAHLLQAYHASGNQQPQHLLVTEAAVQNREVTELLKKFPDVPLSQLDDGLFAELSELKTPSCILALIELPRIPIASVQSSFCLLLEDIQDPGNLGSILRSAAAAGCDAVFLSKNSADAWSPKVLRAGMGGHFVLDIHESIDLLAVATAFQGKVFATVVGAKSNLYDCDLRGNIAFVIGNEGAGLSESLLAVINQHITIPMPGRSESLNVAAAAAICLFEAVRQRRYH comes from the coding sequence ATGAAATACATCAGTTCGCACAGCAACCCTTTCTTTAAAGAGCTGCTCAAGCTGGCCAGTTCAGCACGTCAACGCCAAAAGGCTCAGCAGACTCTATTAGAAGGCGCACATCTACTGCAAGCGTATCACGCATCTGGCAACCAACAGCCTCAGCATCTATTGGTGACGGAAGCGGCCGTCCAAAACCGCGAAGTGACGGAGTTGTTGAAAAAGTTTCCTGACGTACCGTTATCTCAATTGGACGATGGCTTGTTTGCTGAACTGTCCGAGCTCAAAACTCCCAGTTGTATTCTCGCTCTTATTGAATTACCTCGAATCCCAATCGCATCAGTTCAGAGCAGTTTTTGTTTGTTACTGGAAGACATTCAGGATCCGGGCAACCTTGGCTCAATATTGCGTTCCGCTGCTGCGGCAGGTTGTGATGCAGTATTCTTGTCAAAGAACAGCGCCGATGCATGGTCCCCCAAGGTGCTGCGTGCCGGGATGGGTGGACATTTTGTGTTAGATATTCATGAATCGATTGATTTACTCGCCGTGGCTACTGCATTTCAAGGGAAGGTTTTTGCTACTGTGGTGGGTGCAAAAAGCAATCTGTATGATTGTGATCTTCGTGGCAACATTGCCTTTGTAATTGGAAATGAGGGAGCAGGGCTGTCTGAAAGTTTGCTGGCAGTAATCAACCAGCACATTACTATTCCCATGCCGGGGCGTAGCGAATCATTGAACGTTGCTGCGGCCGCTGCTATCTGTCTGTTCGAAGCAGTACGGCAACGCAGGTATCATTGA
- a CDS encoding L-threonylcarbamoyladenylate synthase, which translates to MSQFFTIHPINPQPRLIKQAADLVRNGAVIVYPTDSCYALGCHLGDKEAVARIRQIRGVDDKHHMTMVCRDLSELARYARVDNVQFRLLKNNTPGSYTFILEATKEVPKRLQHPKRSTIGVRIPDHPVALALLEELGEPLISSTLILPNEEFAMNDAEQIRELLQHQIDLVVDGGAVGLDPTTVIDLTTDTPVVVRFGKGDVSPFLIEK; encoded by the coding sequence ATGTCACAATTTTTCACGATTCATCCAATAAATCCACAGCCACGGCTGATTAAACAGGCCGCCGATTTAGTTCGCAATGGTGCGGTGATTGTCTACCCTACTGATTCCTGCTACGCCTTAGGTTGTCATCTTGGTGATAAGGAAGCGGTGGCGCGCATCCGCCAAATACGCGGTGTGGATGATAAGCATCATATGACGATGGTTTGTCGTGATTTGTCCGAGCTAGCCCGCTATGCACGGGTGGATAATGTGCAATTTCGACTGCTAAAAAATAATACCCCCGGCAGTTATACATTTATCCTTGAAGCGACCAAGGAAGTTCCCAAGCGCCTGCAACATCCCAAACGCAGCACGATCGGTGTGCGTATTCCCGATCATCCGGTGGCGTTGGCGCTGCTGGAAGAACTGGGTGAGCCACTGATAAGTTCTACCTTGATTTTGCCAAATGAAGAGTTTGCAATGAATGATGCCGAACAGATTCGCGAACTGTTACAGCATCAAATTGATTTGGTGGTGGATGGTGGCGCGGTGGGATTAGACCCGACCACGGTCATCGACCTAACCACGGATACACCTGTGGTGGTTCGGTTTGGCAAGGGTGATGTTTCACCATTTTTAATTGAGAAATAA
- the scpB gene encoding SMC-Scp complex subunit ScpB, translating into MSGQAIALPLSEDAAAQIDAVQLKTILEVALLTAPDPLSLAELKKLSDAPVENHTIEKMLEQLAQKYTGSGVELNRVANGWRFRARPEMQPYLDRLNPQKPPRYSRAVMETLAIIVYRQPVTRGDIEEIRGVAVSSQILKTLEARGWIDVVGTRDTPGKPELFATTKQLLDDLNLCSLQELPLLEEMSSLLEHDEV; encoded by the coding sequence ATGTCAGGGCAAGCCATAGCCTTACCGCTGAGTGAAGACGCCGCTGCACAAATTGACGCGGTGCAACTCAAGACAATATTAGAAGTTGCGTTGTTGACTGCCCCAGACCCCCTATCACTGGCGGAGCTGAAAAAACTCAGCGATGCGCCGGTAGAAAACCATACTATCGAAAAAATGCTGGAACAATTGGCGCAGAAATATACAGGCAGCGGCGTGGAACTCAACCGAGTAGCGAATGGTTGGCGTTTTCGCGCACGTCCTGAGATGCAACCTTACTTAGATCGCCTCAATCCACAAAAACCGCCGCGCTATTCACGCGCGGTTATGGAAACCCTCGCAATTATCGTTTACCGTCAACCTGTAACACGTGGCGATATCGAAGAGATTCGTGGAGTAGCAGTATCCTCGCAAATTTTGAAGACCTTGGAAGCGCGCGGCTGGATAGATGTAGTCGGCACGCGCGATACACCCGGTAAACCAGAATTGTTCGCTACCACCAAGCAACTGCTGGACGACCTTAACCTGTGTTCGTTGCAGGAACTACCGCTACTGGAAGAAATGAGCAGTCTGCTGGAGCACGATGAGGTATGA